In Macadamia integrifolia cultivar HAES 741 chromosome 12, SCU_Mint_v3, whole genome shotgun sequence, the following are encoded in one genomic region:
- the LOC122058060 gene encoding uncharacterized protein LOC122058060 isoform X4 codes for MVGFDPSTEDLCKASPKLSKPVIAVNPLATVLDDFFPPMVVEKFTDFDSIDDWVVDYDPVEMPIGGNNQCPNGSVTNTSVEEILKGIVPGGLEVFGSQIVEGMKKVSFVVTSESSDQISIQSQNLEELDGKGSDECVAVVHDSGSGINTSVEETLKGTADEKPFVEGAVLGELEIFGCQIEEDMDKVCLVDTSESSDQISIKSEFVVTSEGSDQISTQSENLEELNGKGSDECVAVVQDNGSGINTSVEGTLKGTADEKPLVEGAVPGELEHFGSQLEEEMEKVCLVDTSESSDQISIKSENLEVLDEKGSDECREVVQSVTVGVHNVIEETEVAVNGELGFKVSLVTNLEKPEAMTGVSGSEGVELSDGDENDSSSGSESDSSSSSSSSSSSSEEEDEEEEEEDKRNTMEVGEIEEGEIRDLDKGIAAESDDEEGEGVLRGPIRSNNELEILPPVPRVDVALEPHHQTLPVGVISSIMGTKVVVEGLEKHNPLNEGSIIWITEARLPLGLVDEIFGPVKNPYYVVRYNSDEEVPAGIHEGTLVSFVEPFANHVLNDKNLYRKGYDASGVNDEELSDEVEFSDDEKEAEYRRMQRMAKRATDDRQRGNQDLVDRKKYQQKGEFRKKIHPSAPPDSQPPAYGSQPRGILNQRRTHTSSVAQQKGEFWKKIHPSACGNQPQGIPNQHHTHSPSIAAPVDCGGGIPNQHHTHTPSVAAPGGCACSHSTGPGSASMSAFVPSVSQMGQATYCPPQHLLALNNGVWTNGMQSQPQQQQQQQHAIFPNINGLPSQQQNASLPFGQHFQHPHPFFMNLPNGMPIQQQFDPSQMLLQNMTSPFGQPSFSAMPPPTPWTGFVGQAGFNQATFGMGFPGQFGHASMNSGEQGVMPNGPCSEQSNGLQPPGFTQGGMGFQGQLGHSSTNSEISPGNVFDSWEKYVPERW; via the exons ATGGTTGGTTTTGATCCCTCCACCGAAGACCTCTGCAAAGCTTCTCCCAAACTCTCCAAGCCAGTGATCGCAGTCAACCCTCTTGCCACCGTGCTTGATGATTTCTTCCCACCAATGGTCGTCGAGAAGTTTACGGATTTTGATTCTATAGACGATTGGGTTGTTGACTACGATCCAGTTGAAATGCCGATTGGAGGAAACAACCAATGTCCCAATGGCTCTGTTACTAATACGAGTGTTGAAGAAATCCTCAAAGGAATAGTTCCTGGAGGGTTGGAAGTTTTTGGTTCTCAAATAGTGGAGGGAATGAAGAAGGTTAGTTTTGTTGTTACTTCGGAGAGTTCTGATCAAATTTCTATTCAGTCGCAAAACTTGGAGGAGTTGGATGGAAAGGGATCAGATGAATGTGTGGCTGTTGTTCACGACAGTGGCTCTGGTATTAATACGAGTGTTGAAGAAACCCTCAAAGGAACTGCTGATGAAAAACCATTTGTGGAAGGAGCAGTTCTTGGAGAGTTGGAGATTTTTGGTTGTCAAATAGAGGAGGATATGGACAAGGTTTGTTTGGTTGATACTTCCGAGAGTTCTGATCAAATTTCTATTAAGTCAGAATTTGTTGTTACTTCGGAGGGTTCTGATCAAATTTCTACTCAGTCGGAAAACTTGGAAGAGTTGAATGGTAAGGGATCAGATGAATGTGTGGCAGTTGTTCAGGACAATGGCTCTGGTATTAATACGAGTGTTGAAGGAACCCTCAAAGGAACTGCTGATGAAAAACCATTGGTGGAAGGAGCAGTTCCTGGAGAGTTGGAGCATTTTGGTTCTCAATTAGAGGAGGAAATGGAGAAGGTTTGTTTGGTTGATACTTCCGAGAGTTCTGACCAAATTTCTATTAAGTCGGAAAATTTGGAAGTGTTGGATGAAAAGGGATCAGATGAGTGTAGGGAAGTTGTTCAGAGTGTCACGGTAGGCGTCCACAATGTCATCGAAGAAACAGAAGTTGCTGTGAATGGAGAGCtggggtttaaggtttcttTAGTCACTAATCTGGAAAAGCCAGAGGCAATGACTGGCGTGAGTGGCTCAGAGGGTGTAGAACTCAGTGATGGGGATGAGAATGATAGTAGTTCGGGGTCAGAGAGTGACAGTTCTTCctcgtcatcttcatcttcttcaagcagtgaagaagaggatgaagaggaagaagaggaggataaGAGAAACACGATGGAAGTTGGAGAAATTGAAGAAGGTGAAATAAGGGATCTTGATAAGGGGATTGCTGCtgaaagtgatgatgaagaaggcGAGGGTGTACTGAGAGGACCCATACGATCAAATAATGAGCTTGAG ATTCTCCCTCCAGTTCCTCGTGTGGATGTTGCCCTGGAACCTCATCATCAGACCTTGCCTGTTGGAGTTATTTCATCT ATTATGGGAACAAAGGTTGTCGTGGAAGGGCTAGAGAAGCACAACCCCCTTAATGAGGGTTCTATCATCTGGATCACAGAGGCTAGGTTGCCGCTAGGGTTGGTAGATGAGATCTTTGGACCTGTCAAGAACCCTTATTATGTTGTACGGTACAATTCAGATGAGGAGGTTCCTGCTGGAATACATGAAGGGACCCTTGTGTCCTTTGTTGAGCCTTTTGCTAATCATGTCCTCAATGACAAGAATCTTTACAGAAAAGGTTATGATGCATCTGGTGTGAATGACGAAGAATTATCTGATGAGGTTGAGTTCTCTGATGATGAAAAGGAGGCCGAGTACAGAAGAATGCAGAGGATGGCAAAACGAGCGACAGATGATCGTCAACGTGGGAACCAGGATTTAGTGGACAGGAAGAAATATCAACAAAAGGGTGAATTCCGGAAGAAAATACACCCTTCAGCCCCTCCAGACTCACAACCTCCTGCTTATGGCAGTCAGCCTCGAGGAATTCTAAACCAACGACGTACACATACATCATCTGTTGCTCAACAAAAAGGTGAATTCTGGAAGAAAATCCACCCTTCTGCTTGTGGCAATCAGCCACAAGGAATTCCAAACCAACACCATACACATTCGCCATCTATTGCAGCACCAGTTGATTGTGGTGGTGGAATTCCAAACCAACACCATACACATACACCATCTGTTGCAGCACCAGGTGGTTGTGCTTGCTCCCATAGCACTGGACCAGGCAGTGCCAGTATGTCTGCATTTGTTCCATCTGTTTCACAAATGGGGCAGGCTACCTATTGTCCACCTCAGCATTTGTTAGCATTAAATAATGGTGTCTGGACGAACGGGATGCAATCTCAGccgcagcagcagcagcagcagcagcatgcAATCTTCCCAAATATTAATGGGCTGCCTTCCCAGCAACAGAATGCATCCTTACCATTTGGGCAGCATTTCCAGCATCCTCATCCGTTCTTTATGAATTTGCCAAATGGAATGCCAATTCAGCAGCAGTTTGATCCTAGTCAGATGCTACTGCAGAATATGACCTCGCCATTTGGGCagccaagtttctcagcaatgCCTCCACCAACACCTTGGACAGGGTTTGTAGGCCAAGCTGGATTCAACCAGGCAACATTTGGTATGGGCTTCCCGGGTCAGTTTGGGCACGCCTCCATGAATTCTGGCGAGCAAGGAGTTATGCCTAATGGTCCATGTAGTGAACAGAGCAATGGATTGCAGCCACCTGGTTTTACTCAAGGAGGTATGGGCTTCCAGGGTCAGCTTGGGCACTCATCCACAAATTCTG AAATTTCACCAGGGAATGTCTTCGACTCGTGGGAGAAATATGTACCGGAGAGGTGGTAG